From Cydia strobilella chromosome 4, ilCydStro3.1, whole genome shotgun sequence, the proteins below share one genomic window:
- the LOC134740801 gene encoding arrestin homolog, producing the protein MVYNFKVFKKCAPNGKLTLYMAKRDFVDHISYVEPIDGVVVLDEEYVSGRKVWGQVVCTFRYGREEDEVMGLNFYKELFLASEQLYPPPEKRNWEPTRTQERLIKKLGANAFAFRLTVPAGAPGSVTLQPALEDEGEPCGVHYYVKLFVGDSEIDRSHRRSTIALGIRKVQYAPSKPGPQPCTVVRKDFVLSPGQLELELTLDKQLYMHGESIAVNVCIRNHSNKVVKRIKAAVQQGVDVVLFQSGQYNNIVASVETQDGCPLQPGSSLQRVLHLSPALSANRDKRGIALDGQLKRGDTTLASTTLVLDPEQRDAFGIVVSYSVKVKLYLGALAGELAAELPFIMMHPKEGRAKMIQADSQADVEMFRQDTLHHQESIEVY; encoded by the exons ATGGTGTATAACTTCAAAGTGTTCAAGAAATGTGCCCCGAATGGGAAACTGACCCTGTATATGGCGAAGAGGGACTTCGTGGATCATATCTCGTACGTCGAACCTATTG ACGGCGTAGTGGTACTAGATGAAGAGTACGTCAGCGGACGCAAAGTATGGGGCCAGGTGGTGTGCACCTTCCGCTATGGACGCGAAGAGGATGAAGTGATGGGGCTGAACTTTTACAAGGAGCTGTTCTTGGCCTCTGAACAGCTGTACCCACCGCCGGAGAAGAGGAACTGGGAACCCACTCGTACGCAG GAGCGTCTTATAAAGAAGCTCGGTGCGAACGCATTCGCGTTCCGTCTGACTGTACCAGCGGGCGCGCCCGGCTCCGTGACACTTCAGCCGGCATTAGAAGATGAGGGAGAGCCTTGCGGTGTGCATTACTACGTCAAGCTGTTTGTTGGAGATTCTGAGATCGATCGTTCGCATCGCAG GAGCACGATCGCCCTCGGTATTCGGAAGGTCCAATACGCGCCAAGCAAGCCCGGCCCACAGCCTTGCACCGTAGTCCGCAAGGACTTCGTACTTTCTCCTGGACAACTAGAGCTAGAGCTGACCCTGGACAAGCAGCTGTACATGCACGGAGAGAGCATCGCTGTCAACGTGTGCATTCGTAATCATAGCAACAAGGTGGTCAAGCGCATTAAGGCGGCTGTGCAGCAAGGAGTTGATGTGGTGTTGTTCCAGAGTGGGCAGTATAACAATATTGTTGCCAGTGTAGAGACACA GGATGGATGCCCACTACAGCCTGGATCCAGCTTGCAGCGTGTGCTGCACCTATCTCCTGCTTTGTCTGCCAATCGTGACAAGCGCGGCATCGCCCTTGACGGTCAGCTGAAACGCGGCGACACCACGCTTGCTTCTACCACTCT GGTGCTGGACCCAGAGCAACGCGACGCATTCGGCATCGTGGTCTCCTACAGCGTCAAGGTTAAGCTGTACCTCGGCGCACTCGCAGGAGAGCTCGCCGCCGAGCTGCCTTTCATCATGATGCATCCCAAG GAGGGGCGCGCCAAGATGATCCAAGCGGACTCCCAGGCCGACGTGGAGATGTTCAGGCAGGACACTCTGCATCACCAGGAGAGCATCGAGGTCTACTAG